From a single Methylacidiphilum kamchatkense Kam1 genomic region:
- a CDS encoding NADH-quinone oxidoreductase subunit B family protein, with protein MKKIAVWKFTSCDGCQLSLLDLEDELLELDKNFVISYFLEASSRSPEPPFDISLVEGSITTEEAKRKIIEIRNQSTVLVTIGACATAGGIQALRNFASLQTAKERVYPHPELIDVLPTSLPISQYVQVDYELQGCPINKQQLLSVLYSYLLGFRPSLNSGSVCMECKMRGTPCVMVTSKTLCLGPVTHAGCGAICPSFGRGCYGCYGPKETPNSPSLSRWAKEKLQIEPTALKQAFHTFNCIADGFKRFDEED; from the coding sequence ATGAAAAAGATAGCTGTTTGGAAATTTACATCCTGTGATGGGTGTCAGCTTTCCCTATTAGACCTTGAAGATGAGCTTTTAGAATTAGATAAAAATTTTGTTATCTCCTATTTTTTAGAAGCCAGCAGTCGGTCCCCAGAGCCACCTTTCGATATATCTCTTGTCGAAGGCTCAATAACTACCGAAGAGGCAAAAAGAAAAATCATCGAAATCCGAAACCAGTCTACCGTTTTGGTAACCATAGGAGCCTGCGCAACAGCTGGAGGCATTCAAGCACTAAGAAATTTCGCTTCTCTCCAAACAGCAAAAGAAAGAGTTTATCCCCACCCTGAACTCATTGATGTTCTTCCTACCTCTTTACCTATCTCCCAGTATGTACAGGTAGATTATGAACTCCAAGGCTGTCCTATCAACAAACAACAGCTCCTTTCTGTTTTATATTCCTACTTACTTGGCTTCCGTCCATCTTTAAATTCTGGAAGCGTTTGTATGGAATGCAAAATGAGAGGCACTCCCTGTGTTATGGTGACTTCTAAGACACTATGTCTTGGCCCAGTAACTCATGCTGGTTGTGGAGCAATTTGTCCAAGCTTTGGAAGAGGTTGTTATGGCTGTTACGGACCAAAAGAAACACCGAATAGTCCATCTCTTTCTCGATGGGCAAAAGAAAAATTACAGATTGAGCCTACTGCTTTAAAACAGGCTTTTCATACCTTTAATTGTATAGCCGATGGATTCAAAAGATTTGATGAAGAAGACTGA
- a CDS encoding nickel-dependent hydrogenase large subunit, with the protein MKKTESQKILSVSALARVEGEGGLFIKMNNGKVTSCELKIFEAPRFFESLLIGRNFHEPPDITSRICGICPVAYLISSIAAIEDACQVQIPEYIWNLRRLLYCGEWIESHSLHVFFLHAPGFLGYPSLMEMAKDYPKEAAWALQMKKAGNTLIQKIGGREIHPVNVRIGDSIVLPKN; encoded by the coding sequence ATGAAGAAGACTGAGTCACAAAAGATCCTTTCTGTTTCTGCATTGGCGCGAGTTGAGGGCGAAGGGGGGCTTTTCATTAAAATGAATAATGGGAAGGTCACAAGCTGCGAATTAAAAATCTTTGAAGCGCCCCGTTTTTTTGAGTCATTATTAATTGGCAGGAATTTTCATGAACCTCCTGACATTACTTCAAGGATCTGTGGAATCTGTCCTGTTGCTTATCTTATAAGTTCTATAGCAGCGATTGAAGATGCCTGTCAGGTGCAAATTCCTGAATATATCTGGAATCTTCGCCGACTGCTCTACTGTGGGGAATGGATTGAAAGCCATAGCCTACATGTTTTCTTTCTTCATGCCCCTGGGTTTCTGGGATACCCAAGTCTTATGGAAATGGCGAAGGATTATCCTAAAGAGGCTGCATGGGCACTTCAGATGAAAAAGGCAGGCAATACTCTCATCCAGAAGATTGGTGGTAGAGAAATTCATCCTGTCAATGTTCGTATAGGGGATTCTATAGTTCTCCCAAAAAATTAG